ACTCGTTGCTTTAAAGTCTGACCCTATGAAAGATTTCAAGCTTGAGGTCATAGACATATTCCTTACGGCCTTTGGCTCTGCTTGTACCGTGTTCTTTCAGGACGAATCATACTGCCAGCTGCTACCTAATGTTCGTTCCTGCTGGATGAGACGAGGCCAGCAGAAAGAGATTATTACGCCAGGTACCAATAAGCGAGTAAGTGTATATGGGGCGCTTGACCCCAGAACAGGCAAGTGGATACACTCAATATTCCTGAAAAAGAACGCACAAAACTTCATTGCATTCCTCGAGATTTTGTGTAGCCGGGTAAAAACAGGGCCGATAATCGTCATCTTGGATAACGACCGGACCCATAAAGCCAAGGTAGTAAAGGAGTGGCTTATGACCCATCCAGAGGTACATCTACTTTGGCTTCCCAAGCACACTCCCCATCTAAACCCAGTGGAGACTGTATGGAGGCACCTGAAGGGGCACTTAGCTAACCATTGCTTTATGGATGTAGATGAACTCATCTGGACCATTGAACAATACTTCAGTCATGGGTCCGGGGTGAATTTTAAGTTACCAATTGCTGCATAAAAAAGTTCGGTAAACTTTTGTGCATTAACTTAGATGAACCCTATGCCGAGATTGGCCACCTCACTACGCAGATTGCGTGGTTCAAAAAAAGTTTCTGAGTTACCCCGGTTAGAAAGGTGAGAAGCGTTGTTGAAGAGCTTTGTGGTACTGAGTTGTCCAGGTCAACCGTTTCTGACCTATACATGCGTCTTGATCCTGTGGTGAAGGAATGGAACGAACGGGACTTGAGCGATCGAGAATATCCCTTTGTCCTGGTGGACGCCCTTGTGATAAAGGTGCGTAAAGAGGGGCGGGTGCGAGTGCAAAGTGTGCTCCTTGCGGCTGGGATTAACCGGGAGGGGTATCGGGAGATTCTGGGGTTGATGATAGGGGATAGCGAGTCCGAGGCAAGTTGGTCGGAGTTTTTTGGCCGGCTGAAGGTGCGGGGGTTAAGAGGGGTTGACATGGTAGCCTCAGAATCCGTAATATCCTTGAGGTCTGTCCAGAAGATGCTACATTCTCGACTGAGGTACATATTCGACGCTCCGGATCTTGAGACAGCTAGCGGAAGTTTCTCATTTATCAATGTGAATAGTCCTCAAATGCCCGTCTGATCTGGCTTTGAGCGCTCGGATTTGTATTACCCAATCATCGCAAGACCCTTAAGACCAAGCTCATCAAATAGTTTCTTTTGAATATCGCTCATCTCTGTGAGTGTGATATGAGCTCTGGTATGGGCTATCTCCGGATATATATGCGCTACCTCTTCTATCTCAGACAATGTTTCGATGATAGAGGCTATGCTCATTTCAATCCCTTTCTCGCTGAGCCATTTCTTGAGCAGTGATACCAGGCATAACGCGAGAACACAGTAGAAAGCATGTACCCGTATCTTTTGATCAGTCCAGTGAAACATCGGAGCCCAGCTCACAAAGTAGGGATCCTTCATCTGCTTAAAATCATTCTCAAACCCGCCAAGGTGTCTATAGGCGGCAACGATTTGCTCGGTGGTCCAGTTTTCATTATCCGTACATAGAAGGGTCTTACCAAACCGGAGATTCATAACCTCATCCATAACGTTTTGATCTATTGTATATCGAATGGATGGAAACCCATTCTCTAATTCAATTTGCACCTTGACAATATCACGTATATACGGTTCTCCTCGTAGCATCCCTTCTACACGTTTACTTACGGATGCAGTTGTTGGCTTCTTACCCTTTACTACTTTACCGGATATCCACTCATTTAAGCTGTGTTGAAGCTCATTTAGCGCATCGGTTATTCGCCTTAAGGTGGTTATGAGGCCTTGCATTTGTCCAAGCCGCAGACTCTCACTGTAAATGACCGCTACCGTTCTCTCGTAGTCCCCGATCTTCTTTTTTGTCCGGTAGGCAACCTCTCCAGCATAGCTACTGCTAAAAGCCTCAAATTTCGAGATCGGGATCGAGAGAAGGTCTTTGTGATGCGATGGAACTAAAGACCCGACAAAGTGAAGTGGCGTCAAAGCAAGCGAGGAAAAGTTCTCCTTGCTGTTGTTACCTTTATCTATTACCAGGGTTATGTGTTCGAAATCCCTGTATAAGGCCTTGTATCGTTTCACCAACTTATCAGTTACGCACCCGAACTCTTGTGAATCCGTAGAATTACCTGGATATACTTCATGAAATAAGGGTACGAAGAAGTCAACCGTGGCCATAAGGGCAAGATCAACCTGTCTTAAATCATTGCGTTTCTGTTTGTTATGCCCTCGCCTGGAGAGCTCGCTATCTGTCCGGGTGTCGATGTAGGTAAAGAAGTTGGTAGTGTCATATACAGCGCATTCGAGGTTGAGATTGAACTCCTTCACCATATTTGAAGCAAGGTCAGCCTCAATAGAAGCTATAGCATGTTCATCGAGGTATCCCATGTTATGCCAGAACCTCTGGCTCGATAGGGCTCCCGGCTTTGAGGGAATGAGTCTACGAAGAACAGTGCCCTGGTACCATTCCCCGATGCGTCTTTTGCTTGTGGGTGCTACGGCTCTGTTGATAGCAGCTATAGCCATATACTCACCCACGGTCAGTCCCTGGTCTCGTTTAGACACATGAGCATCGATAGTCTCAATGAGCCTGATGCGCCTAGCTACAGAGTACAGAGCGGCTATGGCTCCGAAGTCGAAGACCCTGGCAGAGATAGGCTTATCCGGGTGAGCCTTTTCGAGCTTGTCCAAAATATCCTGGACTCGCCCGAGGTATTTTTGCCAGACTATCCTTGGTTTACCCTCGATACGTTTGGATTCAACGATATAATAGTAGTATTGATTGCCCTTCTTCTTTTTGATGATGGTGGGCACGATAACCCCTCCGATCCCAAGGGCAATACAATATTCGATATCGTACCCAATTCTTCCTGCTTATTCTGCGCCATATCTGATAAAATATGACATGTAATTAATTCCAATATCTATAGCATATAGGGTAATACATTTGGTTTCCTTTAATTTTTCCATACCTGTCGAGGGTGGTTATGAAATCAAGGCTTGTAGCTTGGAATTTGCCTGTACGCCAGATCAGATTGTCAAGGTGCACTGGAAATTTTAAAGGGTCTCAACTCATAAATGAGAAACTTCCGCTAGGAGACTTAAGGATGAGGTAACACAAGAATTCGGAGCGCAGGCACCCAAGGCAATAGAGAGGCTTGAAGCTGGGTTTGAGGATGCGATGCAGTGATAGGTACTCAGAAGCAGCCTAGAACAGTAAACTGGGAGGCGATAGC
The genomic region above belongs to Bacillota bacterium and contains:
- a CDS encoding IS630 family transposase gives rise to the protein MLHSLGFRWRRPKLVALKSDPMKDFKLEVIDIFLTAFGSACTVFFQDESYCQLLPNVRSCWMRRGQQKEIITPGTNKRVSVYGALDPRTGKWIHSIFLKKNAQNFIAFLEILCSRVKTGPIIVILDNDRTHKAKVVKEWLMTHPEVHLLWLPKHTPHLNPVETVWRHLKGHLANHCFMDVDELIWTIEQYFSHGSGVNFKLPIAA
- a CDS encoding IS1634 family transposase, yielding MPTIIKKKKGNQYYYYIVESKRIEGKPRIVWQKYLGRVQDILDKLEKAHPDKPISARVFDFGAIAALYSVARRIRLIETIDAHVSKRDQGLTVGEYMAIAAINRAVAPTSKRRIGEWYQGTVLRRLIPSKPGALSSQRFWHNMGYLDEHAIASIEADLASNMVKEFNLNLECAVYDTTNFFTYIDTRTDSELSRRGHNKQKRNDLRQVDLALMATVDFFVPLFHEVYPGNSTDSQEFGCVTDKLVKRYKALYRDFEHITLVIDKGNNSKENFSSLALTPLHFVGSLVPSHHKDLLSIPISKFEAFSSSYAGEVAYRTKKKIGDYERTVAVIYSESLRLGQMQGLITTLRRITDALNELQHSLNEWISGKVVKGKKPTTASVSKRVEGMLRGEPYIRDIVKVQIELENGFPSIRYTIDQNVMDEVMNLRFGKTLLCTDNENWTTEQIVAAYRHLGGFENDFKQMKDPYFVSWAPMFHWTDQKIRVHAFYCVLALCLVSLLKKWLSEKGIEMSIASIIETLSEIEEVAHIYPEIAHTRAHITLTEMSDIQKKLFDELGLKGLAMIG